CGGGCGAGCCTGCGTTCGGCGGCGGTGGTGGCGTTCGGCGGGTACTGCACGCCGGTGACGGCCCGGGCGAAGACCCGGCGGACGTTGGTGTCGAGGACCGGGTGGCGCTGGCCGTACGCGAAGGAGGCGACCGCCGCGGCCGTGTACTCGCCGATGCCGGGCAGGGCGAGGAGCTGGGCGTGGTCGGTGGGTACGTCGCCGCCGTGGCGTTCCGCTATGGCCACCGCCGCGCCGTGCAGCCGCAGGGCGCGGCGCGGGTAGCCCAGGCGGCCCCAGGCGCGGACGGCCTCGCCCGGGGGCTCCTCGGCGAGGTCGGCGGGGCGGGGCCAGCGGGACAGCCACTGTTGGTAGACCGGCAGGACGCGGCTGACCGGGGTCTGCTGGAGCATGAACTCGCTGACCATCACGCCCCAGGGGCCGGCCTCGGGGCGGCGCCAGGGCAGGTCGCGGGCGTTCTCGGTGAACCAGTCGATGACGGGGGAGTGCAGCGCCGTGGGGGCGGCGGCCGTCTCCGGGGTGGCGATCTGCGGGACGGTCTCGGGGGTGGGGGGCTCGGCGGTGGCCGTGGAGGGGTTCGTGAGCGCAGTCATGGCTTTCCGATCCTGCCATGGCCTGTGGCGGTTTGGCCGGTGTGGCGCCAGGGGCGTGTGGTGGGTCGGGGTCGGGGTCGTGGCGGTGCGGGGAGCCCGCCGCCGACGGGGCGCCTTCCCGCTGAAGTAGTGGAACGTGCGCGGGAGGCGTGCGCGACGGGGTGCGCCCCACCGTCACGACCCGCTCCGGTGCGTGCGCGGGTGCGCCTGGTCGTCTCCTCCGGGATGATGATCCGGAAAAGTTGCGCTGCGGGCGGCGGGTACGGCAAGCGAAAGCCTCGATCTCTCGTACAGTTTGCGCCGTGGGATCTCTGCGCAATCCTGTCGGGCCGCTTCCCTCCACCATCTACTGGCGCCGGAGGGTCGTACTGCTGTCCGTACTGGCCCTGTTGGCGTTGCTGATCACGTGGATCGTGACCTCGAGCGGCGGGGGCGGCAAGAAGGACGACGGGGCGAACGGCAAGACTCCCGCGCCCACCATCAGTGCGGGACCGTCCAGTTCGGGGCCCGCGATCAGTCAAGCCCCGGGCGGGCGTGACGAGTCGAGTGGCGGTGGCTCCGGTTCGGATGCCGGGGGGACGGGCTCCGCGGGGAGTTCGGGCTCCGGCGGTGACGGAAGTGGTTCCGGCGCGGGGGCGGGCGGCTCCTCGGGCGCGGGCGGTACGAGCGGTGGGGGCGCCGGTAGTGGGGTCGGGCAGGGGGACACCGTGCCCGCCGGGTCCACGTTGCCCAACTGCACCGCCGGTGCGGTGAAGTTGAGCGTGCGGAGTCTGCACAACACCTACAGTCCCGGTGACACCGTCACGCTGCTGGTGACCGCGAAGAACTCCTCCGGCGGCGACTGCAAGGTCGATCTCGGGCCCAAGCGCGCGGTGTTGACGATCTCCAAGTCGACCGACAGTGCCGATGACTACTGGTCCTCCGCGGACTGCCCGAAGACCGCGGGCAGCCTGCTGTTCCGGGCCCCCGCCGGGTCCAGCATCACCTACACCGTGAAGTGGGACCGCAAGCCGAGCGCTCCGCAGTGCGCGACGCCTCCGGCGGGCTCGGCCGGGGCCGGGACCTACCTCGTGGAGCTGGCCGCGTCGGGGTACGGGAAGACGCAGACGTCCTTCGTGCTGGACAACGACTAGCGAAGGACCCGGTCAGACGTAGCGTTCCAGGATCGAGCTCTCGGCCAGGCGGGACAGGCCCTCGCGAACGCTCCGGGCGCGGGCCTCGCCCACGCCGTCCACCGTCTGGAGGTCGTCCACGCTCGCGGCGAGCAGCTTCTGCAGGCCGCCGAAGTGCTCCACCAGCCGGTCGATGATCGCGCCGGGGAGGCGGGGCACCTTGGCCAGGAGGCGGAAGCCGCGCGGGGAGACCGCCGAGTCCAGCGCCTCCGGGGAGCCCGTGTAGCCCATCGCCCTTGCCACCGTGGTGAGTTCGAGGAGCTCGGCGTGGGTGAGGGCGTCGAGTTCGTAGAGGGCCTCGTCTACGGTGCGGGAGCGCTTGGCGGTCGGTTCGGGGACGTAGTCGCGGACCACCAGCTCACGCTCGGGCTCGACGCCGGCGATCAACTCGTCCAGCTGGAGGGCGAGGAGACGGCCGTCGGTGCCCAGTTCGACCACGTATTCGGCGATTTCGGTGGCGATGCGGCGGACCATCTCCAGACGCTGGGCCACCGCGGAGACGTCCCGGACCGTGACGAGGTCTTCGATTTCCAGCGCGGAGAGGGTGCCGGCCACCTCGTCCAGGCGGAGCTTGTAGCGCTCCAGGGTCGCCAGGGCCTGGTTGGCGCGGGAGAGGATCGCCGCCGAGTCCTCCAGCACGCGGCGCTGGCCGTCCACGTAGAGGGCGATCAGGCGCATCGACTGGGAGACCGAGACCACCGGGAAGCCGACCTGCTTGGAGACGCGGTCCGCGGTGCGGTGACGGGTGCCCGTCTCCTCCGTGGGGATCGTCGCGTCCGGCACGAACTGGACGCCCGCCCTGAGGATCTTCGACAGGTCGGAGGAGAGCACGATGCCGCCGTCCAGCTTGCACAGCTCGCGCAGGCGCGTGGCCGTGAACTCGACGTCCAGGACGAAACCGCCCGTGGACATGGCCTCGACGGTCTTGTCGAAGCCGAGCACGATGAGTCCGCCGGTGTTGCCGCGGAGCACGCGCTCCAGCCCGTCGCGCATCGCCGTGCCGGGTGCCACGGCGCTCAGAGAGGCGCGCATCAGGCCATCGGCACCGGAACTCCCGCCGGACTTTCCGGGAGCTGCTGCCCGGTCGTTGGCTGCCACTGCACTCCTCCGGTCGCAGGTTCTGGGGCGCCCCCGTGTCGCACATTTGGTCGTACGGACGGGCGAGACCTGGGCAAAGTCTACCGGCGGTCCTCCTCCTCCCGTGGGGCCTCTCGGCGACGCGAGCGCGGAAGGACCCGCAGAGCGTCTCCTATGTCGGCGACTTCCAGGACCTTCATGCCCGGAGGGATCTTGCCGGGATCGCCCGGTACGAGCGCGTGCGTGAAGCCCAGACGGTGTGCCTCGGAGAGCCGGCGCTGGACGCCCGTGACCCGTCTGACCTCGCCCGCGAGGCCCACTTCACCGATCGCGACCAGGTTCTTCGGCAGCGGGGTGTCGCTGGCGGCGGAGGCCAGGGCGAGGGCGATGGCGAGGTCTGCGGCGGGCTCGGAGAGCTTCACGCCGCCGACGGTCGCCGAGTAGATGTCCCGCTTGCCGAGCGCGCTGATGCGGCCGCGCTGCTCCAGGACCGCCAGCATCATCGAGACGCGGGACGTCTCGAGACCGGAGGTGGTGCGGCGGGGCGAGGGGATCTGCGAGTCGACCGTGAGCGCCTGCACTTCGGCCACCAGGGGGCGGCGGCCCTCCAGGGTCACCGTCAGGCAGGTGCCGGGGACCGGTTCGTCACGTCGTGTCAGGAAAAGTCCGCTTGGGTCGGCGAGGCCTGTGATGCCCTCGTCGTGCAGTTCGAAGCAGCCGACCTCGTCGGTGGCGCCGTAGCGGTTCTTGACACCCCGGACCAGGCGGAGGCGGGCGTGGCGGTCGCCCTCGAAGGAGAGGACGACGTCCACGAGGTGTTCCAGCAGGCGGGGGCCGGCGATCGCGCCGTCCTTGGTGACATGGCCCAC
The sequence above is drawn from the Streptomyces sp. SLBN-31 genome and encodes:
- a CDS encoding A/G-specific adenine glycosylase → MTALTNPSTATAEPPTPETVPQIATPETAAAPTALHSPVIDWFTENARDLPWRRPEAGPWGVMVSEFMLQQTPVSRVLPVYQQWLSRWPRPADLAEEPPGEAVRAWGRLGYPRRALRLHGAAVAIAERHGGDVPTDHAQLLALPGIGEYTAAAVASFAYGQRHPVLDTNVRRVFARAVTGVQYPPNATTAAERRLARALLPDDEHTASRWAAASMELGALVCTAKNESCHRCPIAAQCAWRLAGKPEHDGPPRRGQTYAGTDRQVRGKLLAVLREAHAPVPQSTLDRVWHEPVQRARALDGLVADGLVEPLPGGLYRLPLT
- the disA gene encoding DNA integrity scanning diadenylate cyclase DisA, with the protein product MAANDRAAAPGKSGGSSGADGLMRASLSAVAPGTAMRDGLERVLRGNTGGLIVLGFDKTVEAMSTGGFVLDVEFTATRLRELCKLDGGIVLSSDLSKILRAGVQFVPDATIPTEETGTRHRTADRVSKQVGFPVVSVSQSMRLIALYVDGQRRVLEDSAAILSRANQALATLERYKLRLDEVAGTLSALEIEDLVTVRDVSAVAQRLEMVRRIATEIAEYVVELGTDGRLLALQLDELIAGVEPERELVVRDYVPEPTAKRSRTVDEALYELDALTHAELLELTTVARAMGYTGSPEALDSAVSPRGFRLLAKVPRLPGAIIDRLVEHFGGLQKLLAASVDDLQTVDGVGEARARSVREGLSRLAESSILERYV
- the radA gene encoding DNA repair protein RadA, yielding MAARTRTTKDRPSYRCTECGWQTAKWLGRCPECQAWGTIEEYGAPAVRTTTPGRVTTSAVPIGQVDGRQATARSTGVPELDRVLGGGLVPGAVVLLAGEPGVGKSTLLLDVAAKSASDEHRTLYVTGEESASQVRLRADRIKAIDDHLYLAAETDLAAVLGHLDAVKPSLLILDSVQTVASPEIDGAPGGMAQVREVAGALIRASKERGMSTLLVGHVTKDGAIAGPRLLEHLVDVVLSFEGDRHARLRLVRGVKNRYGATDEVGCFELHDEGITGLADPSGLFLTRRDEPVPGTCLTVTLEGRRPLVAEVQALTVDSQIPSPRRTTSGLETSRVSMMLAVLEQRGRISALGKRDIYSATVGGVKLSEPAADLAIALALASAASDTPLPKNLVAIGEVGLAGEVRRVTGVQRRLSEAHRLGFTHALVPGDPGKIPPGMKVLEVADIGDALRVLPRSRRREAPREEEDRR